The genomic region CATTATTACAAAGTCTAGATGCAGCTGAAGCAACAAGAAGGAAAGCACTCCAAGTCTCCAACAAATTAACACTGAACCACCGATTTTCAACGGTGAAAGAAGACAAAAGGCCTAAGGAAATTCATAAAGGCGAAAAATAGGAGCAAAATTCCAGCAACAGTTGCGGTGCCTCTCCAAAAATCACGGAAATAGAGACTTGTGAAGGATGCCATTAGTTTGTTCCAACAGTTCTCATAGTGCCCATGAAGTTGTAGACTGAGTTCATGGTAACGGGAACGATTACCTTCTACAATTTGTTGGGAAAGTCTGTTGATCAGAATTGCCACTGCCTTATTGCTGCCTAGCCAGTTAACAAGAACCTTTTTCTCAACAAGCAAATCCACATCTTCTGCAGTGTCTATAAGATGATCTAATAGCACAATATAATTACAGATGTAAGCTTCCCCTAGATAATGACATTGCTCGAAGGCCATGAGATTTCTGATAACACGTTCAGTCACGTCCCCTACTGTAAAGGATGGGATTTCCAAGACAGGCTGCATGTTCTCCAAGCATTTGAAGCATGGAAAGCAACTCAAGAGCCAGGACAAATTTAAACACGGACATTTCTCCAATAAGCAACTCTTCTGAAACTTAATATCATGGAAGAATCTATCTGGGACTTCTCTAAATTCCACTCCAGCCTCAGCCAACTTTGTTGCACAAGGTAGACGTTTAATACTTTCTCCACATTTCTGAGCGCATTCGCATGGAAGGAGAAGCCATCTCAGGAAATCAATAAAATGTCTGATTTGCTTGTCCTTACCAGGCAACATTTTCTCGCAATCATAGGAAGAGCGATTTAAACCGAAATCTTcccaaaaatgtaaaaagtaaTCGAGGACAAGCTTATGAAAGGACTTATCATCACCTTTGCAACCTTCATTTTGTTGATCAGGAAGGTCACCATAGGCATATTTATATAAGTCCTCGAGAACAAAAAACGGAACCTGATTCTCAAGTAATATCAAGTCCTGCAAAATAGAGTAGCTTAGCCTTAGGTTTTGCTCGTCTAGGAAGCATTCTTCTATTTGAGGAGAGGCagtgccatttgagctacaACTCTTTCGCGAGGTTTGCTTAGTCCTCCACAAGTGCTCAATGATAAAAATAGAATCCAAAAGAATCATGTTCATGAAACCTTTACTGCTGATATCAAAGCTCTCCGCATAATAATGACGAAtagtttcttcctttttcttgatGCATCTTGCAAGCTCCGCCGCGCTTTTCTTAGTTCGATGACAGGCTCCCTTGAAATATCTCAGTTTCAGTTCTTCCATGTTCTTCAATTTCTCGTCTTTGTGATGAAATGGGCCAATTGAAATTAGCATTGGAGTGTAGGCATCATGATTTACTTTGCGGAGTTCCGGGGGAACCTTGTAGATGAAACACTCGTACGTTTGTTGTGGAATGTCTATAATCAACTGATCCAGATCCATGTCCAGGACTAGTGGAAATTCTATAATCAAGTCCTTGCGttcacaattcaaattcttcaattgAATCCGTCAAGCTCTTTCTTCTAGTGACAAAAACAACATTGACTAGCCAGGGTAAGTCTCAAGTGAGTAAGTAAAATAACTCTAGCAAAACTTATCTCAACATTGACAAACGTTCtacataacaattataaaattttatatccaCAATTGATTTGCAAACattggaaatataaaaataacgaATGATTTAAATTCGATTATCTctcttaaagaaaatatattaaatgttgaaaagaaaattaggTGAAAATGATAGTTGTCTTCCCATTATTTCACGTTAGTGTCCACCTTTTCACTAATGGGTTCTGAATTGGACTCTTCTTCCTACAGTCCTACCAACCAGTATTTAAAAATTCAGGGAGACCATGGTCCATAGTCTTGCTTTTGGAGAAGGTATAACTGTTACATCGGATACGTATATGATATATCATACCTATCACATGGGCTAAACCTCATACACCAGTCCCATGCACTTAATGCATggtagattttttctttttcagtattttacataaattttatctctgaaaatattttcaaataaaattaattattttcaatattcGGTTGCATTTGAGAATGctccagaaaatatttttcgaatTTTGGCTTGTAAGAAAAACTACAGCAGAAAGGAAATCAATATCACaacaaatcaaatttaaaatccaaaaataaataaataaataaaacacatagCACTTATTTCagtatttcatataaaatataacCGAAATTTATTGAGTTCTTTCAATTCAGACAGATTGTTAATTCATTTCTagcatatttcaaataaaactcaaccaaatttttttttttttttaaacaatgaaataactCAATAGCATAGGCGGGTTTGTCAAAAAAGCAAAGATCTTGGCAAATTCGCAGCTGGGCAAGAGAGGAGAGGGATTGCATGGTGGTGGGTGGGTAGGTGTCGTGGAGGGGGTCGTTGTGGAAAATGTTAACGTCTTATACTCGTAAACAACCAAAAATATTTACGGTTTGACAAAGATCGATGTTAAAGTAACACtaaacatccaaaaaaaaaatttgaaaacgttttctggaaaatatttttacaccACGCCAagcatctttttattttttacttttaattaaatcatataattcTTTATCTAgaccctttttttctttgtttattctATGGTAACATaaatgtattaaatatatatatatatatatatatatatatgtgggatACACAAGAAAATGTAACTCTCTATTCTTTTAAGGGTTTGGTTAGTAACTTAATATATGCCTTTAAAAAATACGTTagtaaaaccatttttttaaaccaaccttgtttatataaaaacaagagtaatatattgttttgatcgttttaattttttgtcgctaaacttaaattttttttttaatacctaaactttgtaaatacttttttattttaatagtttaaaaaacaaaaatagagatatcgataaaaaaaaaaaactttttataataatttagggattaaaaaaagtttataataaagtttaagtataaaaataaaatatttttaatagtttaagaacgaatgatgaattttttgataatttagaaataaaaaatgaatttcaataattaaaataatatttcaccttaaaaaaataaaataaaaagctgaAGGTCCAACCGTGAATAATGTAAAAGAAAGTGATCCATAAAAAGTGTATCATTTCGGACACCCCTTTCAacatgttgtgaaattttactTGACATTAATTAGATACGTgcttaaattttactaaataaatgAAGTTACTGAACTTACTAATACCCAAGCGTCTAATTTCcattaataaaagaaagaacACCCAATAAAAATCATGAGTCTCCTAATACTTGTTAAAGGAAATTACTTGATTATAAAAACATTGGAAACCAAGCATGcaagataaattttttaattaaaaaaaatcagaaatacTCATTACAAAATATGAACTTaattaaattactaaattatcaatattttgcTAACTTTatcttgccaaaaaaaaaaaaaaaagtgaaaggatGGAGCAAATAACCTGCAAATGTTATTTGAAATACTTTTTAACTCCAAGAAACAGCAGAATCGGATAGAGATGATGAACAACGAAACAAGGCTACGAATCTTTGACACTCTTCCCTACTCTCTCGTCACTTCATAGCTAAAACTCTCTTCGTAATGTGTGTGATTCAATGTTTCTCTATCAAATATAAAAAGCAGAAAACGTTATGTCATAGAGATGACATCGTTGTCACAAACTTACAAGAATCCCTTCTACATGCCCTGCCTTAAAAGGAGCATTGCCATTGTCTTTTTACCTGAAGACAATAAAGATTTATATGTTGTCACTATCAACTTTAAGATGGCCAGTGAAACCTGTCATTATTATGGACTTGCTTTGCTTCAGCCTTCGTGTCTTGACTTGCTGCTTCCAGTCTCCCTGTGGCAATAACAGAAACAGTATCCACTACTCACACATGCATGGCcttattttttgagttattaTGCCACCACAGCTTTTACCATTTACCAAACCCAGTTATGTGATTGATAGACTCTTGTATGTCACTTTtcttgaatttattattatttctctttgtacaattaaataattgtgccaaaaaaaatatgtaaaaatgtgTAGAAGGAtatattgagttttaagtaaaatgttAATAGGATGAAAATAgtgtaaaatatgagttttaatttacacCCATTCTTGTTAAGTTCAAACTCAAAATAGAAAGTGCTTCTAATTCTTTTATAaatacttatttttaaattcaaatcaaaataatttattaatggaaatatttatttaattattagtaAGTGAAATTACAATAAACTCCAAACATTTGACCCTATTTTTGAATTAAacataaacttttaattttttttttatcaattaaacCATGTAATTACATATCATTTTAGTTGTGTAGGACTGTAGTCTAGAATTACTGTCTAGTCTCTTATGGGAATACTGGATGATTGATAGGAAGCCCACAAGAGAGTTTTCATTCAAACCAATTTTTAGGGGGTTTGGTTAATGAGTGTTTTTAgagtattaattaattattcattttagaaagatttttatgaaaatttgaaaaaacccACTAAATCTTtcctattttcttatttttccactcctccaaacAAACGGACTCTTAGGGTGTGTTTGCTTGAAGGTGAAATATGGTGAATGGAAAATTTTAGTAGTCCGTTCGGttagaggagtggaaaagtgggaggatggaaaattgtgaaaggatggaaaagtgggaggatggaaaatatttagttttccctcttgtgtgtttggttggaggggtggaaaagtgggaatgtggaaaaaaaaaaatttttgattgaagaaaaaaaagggaaggatgaaaaatgtaatttatataaattgactattatacccttgttacataatatgtaagaaatagatttatctgtactcattaaataatataaaatttaccacatcatatatataattttttatttttatttttattattataatgtaaaaattaatgtcatatggaaaaaaaaaaaccaaaaaatcaacaaaaaaaagattaatggGGAGTATAATGAGGACAATAGATCagattatgttaaaaaaatagaaaaaaaaaaaaagagaaaagagaacgTCAtgttgaagaaacaaaaaaaaaaaagagagaagagaacgtcacgttgaaaaaaaaaaaaaaaaaaaaattgggaggaaaaaaagcaaaataagtTTGAGgtcatttttgtaaaagtgctacaCTAGCACTTTACTACCTagattttcctcccaatttgagaagaaaaaaaatatgagtccAGAGAGAACTTTCTCCAAGGTTTTCTCTTCTTCCTATTTTCTTACTCTAACCGAACAATGAAAAACAGcatttttcaccctattttcctctctatttttcattctctctatTTTCACCCCCAACCAACACAACctagagaaaaaatgaaaatgaaaactttttgaAGTGTTTGGTTGGAtggagaggaagaaaaataaatggtagGGCCCAAGTGTTTTCTCTCTGAgctcactaaattttttttttccaaattgaaaaaaaaattgaaaggaaaaatgacCATATGCAACcaattccttcttttcttttcttgtttttattttttattttttattttttattttttattttttgtcctgTCTTGAGACGTTGCCTCCCTTTTTTGtcgtttttcttttcctatctTGGGCTTGGTGTTgctttcttctccttcttcttcaatcttcccttctctctctctctctctcttttttttttttttttttttcactagccatgatttttattttttaatgaattgagtgattttttttttgggttatttgtcatttatttgttttttttttttgatgtatcattcatttgttttaattgaccctattttttaacacaaatatatgaataaatttatacaaactcacttttttcatCTCTCATTTTTTGCtcttaaccaaataaaaaataatttaaaaatcttctctatttttacactttttcaaCCAAATAAACCCTTATAATTTACATGATTGTCACAAAGCTTTGATGATCTAGCTGTACCAGCCACTATCCATAGAGACAAGCATTCTGTAGTTCAGGAATAAACTCTTAATTGCTGCTTTACAATATTAATACGCTAAGAATCTGTTTGGTATCAGCTTTaggttttagattttatatatacctatttaaaatttcactttttctatcttttttcactttttcaaatttttgcaagtttagtaaaaagttttcagcaaGCTActccaaaacaaacaaagaacaCTCATGGAAAGTTGCTCATGTCTTACTGTTGAAGTCTTAAATTCATAACGTTAATTTTTGCTTAATAGTACATACTACTACCACCAAATCAAGTTATCCCAGAGCTAGAGGCAACTCCTCATACAGATGAGGGATAAATAGTAGCAGAAGATATCACAAGCTAAAGTAGATAAATTAAAACCCAATTCGTAGCAATTCAAAGCAAAGCAAACTTCAATATTGTAATACAAGAGTGAGAGAAGCTTTTGAATCTACTTGAACTTAACGTAATGCCTAAGAAAAATGTTCCAGATAGTTAAAAAAAGGACCATAAGTCCGACGACTGTCGCAGTGCCTCTCCAAATATCGCGGAAATATACTGTTGTCAAGGATGCCATATTTCGATTCCAGAAGTTTTCATAGTGCCCATTAAGCATTTCACTGAGATCAAAGTAACAAGATTTACATTCCACAATTTGATGACCAAGTTTGTTAACCAATTTCGCCACTGCTTCATCACTGCCAAGCCGGTTAACAATAGCCTTTCTCTCAACCAGCAAATCCACATCTTTCTCAGTGTTGATAAGATAATCCAATAGCAGAATGTAACTGCTGATGTAAGCTTGCTTGGGATAATGACACTGCTCCAAGGCCATGAGGTTTCTGAAAACACATTCAGTTGCATCTCCTACTTCAAAGACAGGGAGTTCCAAGAAAGGTTGCATTTGCTCAAAGCATGGTACGCATTTCATACATGGTAAGCAATTCAAAAGCCATGAGCAGTTAAAAAAAGGGCAGCGTTCCAAGCACCTATCCTTTCTGAATTTTATGTCGAGCAAGCTTCTTTCTTGAACAGCTTTGAATTTCACTCCTGCTTCATCAAGCTTTGTTGCGCAATATAGATGTTTGATCTTTCCTGGAGGTTTCAATTTTTCTGGAATATGAAAATATCTTACCAAATCAGTGAAATGTTTCACTTCCCTATTTCTGTTGGACTTTGGCTGCTTCTTATCATAACAAGAGAAGTAGATGCGGCAAAGCTTAAGAAAGGGAACATATGAAGAATCATTGAAGACGAATTTATATAAATCGTCCAGAATAAAAAACGGAAGCTGATTCTCAAGCAATATCAAGTCTAGCTCTATAGCATTTCTCAGCCATGGTTTGCCTAATATATGATCATCTTGTTCTTCTTCTGGCTTTTCAGAATTCCTCACTACAAGCTCAATTATAAAGATCGCATCCAATAGAATCATTCTTACAAACTGATTCTTGCCTTGTTTAGGGGCCTCTGCATAACTATGGCGGATTTGTAATTCCTTCTCTGTAACGATGCTTGCAAGATCCTCCTGGCTCTTGCTATATTTAGAACAGAAATCCTTAAAGTATCTCAGTTTTTGCTTTTCCATTTCCCTTAAATCTTCATTCCCGTGATGAAAAGGGCCTATAGAAATTAGCTTAGGAGTATAGGCATATTTGTTTACTCTGCGCAGTTTCTTTGGAACCCTGTAGATGCAGCACTCAGGCCACTGAGCAGGCTCCAGGTCTGGTGGAATGTCAATGACCAACTCTTTGCCTTTAAGTTCTTTCTTGGAAACATGATTTGCATCAGCGCGATCCATTGGTTTCCTTTTCCTAGTGACTGACAAGTAAAACACTTATTATTAGCCATAGAATTCAGTCAATCTAACCCACAAAACATATTTCAATAGGTATGCACAATTGCCACCAGTTTCCATTTTGATTCATCAATGGTAAAGTTCGGAGCTTTATAATAGTTTatgatcaatttttttctttatttgaaaaAGTCTAAAAGTTGTGTAGGAACTAAAGTACTGATTAGTCTTCTAGTACCTGTTAAAGCCTTAAAAGTCATCTTTTTTAACCTTTATCTGGGTATAAAACCATGTAGAAACACAGTACTATAACTGAAAGTATAATCTTAACGATAagcaagctttttttttttttggctaagaaaaaaaaaggaatattaGAAGCATCAAAAGGTACATGTTAAATGataatcctcttttttttttttttttttgagaaacatgttaGATGATAATCCAAGTATATGATCAAAGACCCCTCtttgtatatatacaaaattgaaagaaagcgagaaaaaaaaaatctgcattAAAAGAAGCAGTGCAATATCTGATTTTATCTCAGTTAGTGAAGAATCTGAAAATACCATGTTGGCTAGTATATCAATGAACTGAACTCTCCGCAAAAATCAATGAACTGAACTCAGCAATGAAgagaatttttaacaaatataagcTATGAAGAACATAATTAgagtgaaaaaagaagaagagaataaaGAACCTGCAAATATTTCTGGTGAAGAAAAGCTTGTGTGATTCAGATCATCAGatctcctctctttttcttattagtattttctttaCTCTTCTTTACTGATATATAGCAAgctctaatctctctctctgtcaGAGGGTAAAAGCTCTCTCTCAGGTAAAAAGCACAAAACAATCATGCATCTGCAAaaggacaaaaataaatatcCCTTGTCTTTAGctttatttaacattttattttatataaactgACGGCAAAATAGAGGATTTAAATTATGGATGATTAGAACCTGTTAACTAATTAAATTAGAAgactttttataaaatttttagtgaAATTTTTTCGAACTATAAAGGATATATTAGACTTAGTTTCCAGAAGTTTAATTCTTTGCAAAAATTAGGGCTGTCCACGACCCGCCCGGACCAGAAAACCCGCCCGAAACCCGATCATCTTCACCTGAAACCGCCCGATCAAAGCTTGGTTTTCGTCGGACGGGGGTCGCCGGAGCAAGGACCCGAGACCATCGGTTTGAGTTGCGGGTTGACTGTCTGAGAAATTGACGAACCCGACCCGCCCGATGAGTTGTTCTTCCCTCGTCGGAATCGCGAGTTTCAGCCAAAAATGGGTAAGTCCAAACTCTTAACTCTGATGATATAGCAGATTTCGGCCAAATCCATTAAGATTTCGGCCTGATCTTTACAGTTATAGGGAAATATTGGCCAGATCTCGTTAGATCCGACCAGATCTAACGAGATCCGGCAATATTTTGGCCAAAACTAGGCCAGATTTTGCTCCACTCCGACGAACCTGAAACCGACCAATATGGACCCAAAACTGATACGACCCGAACCGCCAGACCCGAAACTCTATACGGGTTGGTTGCGAGTCAAAATTTTCCCCACCTGATGCATTCAGGTCGGGTccaggttgggcacaaacctgACCCGGTCCAACTCGTGGACAGCCCTaacaaaaatcataaaaataaccCATACGATTGCATGACAAGTAATGCACAAttagataactttttttttttgctaaataaaattattagctAACCTATGACCCTCTTCATCTCAAcatcttatttatattttgaatttttttttgaacttagTATATTTGAACTTATACCCTGTTTGTTTTGTTATAAAACACTCTCAAATGAAAACATTtcaagtaaaatatttttaagtgttcggtgatttgtaaaatttctcAAACACAAATCAATAAAACCAACAATTTAGTCACTGGAGACACTGATTTAATAGTCCATGCAAATAGTTTGGTGGCCAAAATTGGTGGTCTAACAATAGGATTGCCAGCACCGGTCGTTAAATTGGCAATCCAACCatcaaaagtttataaaatgttttactaaGTTTTTAATATTGTGTATGGTTCGACgaaaattgatttttgaaaaatatttttgcatttaTGAGTTTTTGGAGCGATTGAAATTGGTGGTCAACTTGTTGACAAATAAATTGTTGTTTTCCAGTTAACTGTAAAATAAAGGCAATTTAGGTGGAAAATTGTTTATCATTTACcgtatgaaaattttcatctcaCCAAAAACTCATCGATTGAACCTCTGCCCTCCACTTGCAGCCACCCAACTACCACACCCTTGTCTCTATTCACCTATCAACACGTCGCCACTATCACTAATCACAcatattttttatctaaaattctccttaatctatttttattatatacgtTCTTAGGACATGAGAAAAATGTGAAACAGTATTAGAAAATTTTCCTTATAGCATTTTCAAGAACAAAgccaaaaacttaaaatatatacttttaagACCATTTTCAAGAATGCAACTAAACCcttgaaaacttaaaatatatatttttatgagcATTTTCAAAAATGCAACTAAACccttaaaaatgtttttttttcctcgaaGAATATTTTATGTCTAGCCAAAAATAATTGAGAGGCAAAACGTTTaaacaattttagaaaaaaaatttactgtcAAAAGAAAACATATACAGATGTAACCATTGCAAGCCGAACAAACGGAGCATTAACCGATCACCACGTGACTTAAAACCGAGAGATCTAAGTccatgtttacttttttttttttcagggaaGAATGACCTTTTCACTGCTattatgtttacaatatttaaattcaagtctGAACATCGTTTGGTTTTTGAGGAATATTGAATATTCATGACCGCTACAGCTTTCACCACGGTACGTTGCCATTGGTTTTTTAACTATTGCCGACACTTAGCTTGGTGAAAGCAATAGTCATGGTGGCTAGACCTATCACcatagtacttttttttttttttttttgggagataaTCACCATAGGACGTTGCTATTGATTCATTGCAGAAAAAATAATTGGGAACTACGCATgatttagatttatatatattaaaaaatttattatcatattttaaaataatattatcaaaaagTGATATGgtttataaataatagtaaaaataaattaaataataaataaaattatgtaaattttgcctattttttattgagtctgattaatgaatatttttaaggcatattttaattattttaaaaaaaaattcatgaaatttttatataaattattttaaaatattttattaatgtataTTTTAAGTGTACCtagtaaaatcttttttttttttaatactgtATAGAGTGATGGTAAGtgctgccaaaaaaaaaaaaaaaaattcacgtAGCGAAAACAGTTTaatatgatataaaatattGACTAA from Castanea sativa cultivar Marrone di Chiusa Pesio chromosome 11, ASM4071231v1 harbors:
- the LOC142615444 gene encoding UPF0481 protein At3g47200-like — its product is MDLDQLIIDIPQQTYECFIYKVPPELRKVNHDAYTPMLISIGPFHHKDEKLKNMEELKLRYFKGACHRTKKSAAELARCIKKKEETIRHYYAESFDISSKGFMNMILLDSIFIIEHLWRTKQTSRKSCSSNGTASPQIEECFLDEQNLRLSYSILQDLILLENQVPFFVLEDLYKYAYGDLPDQQNEGCKGDDKSFHKLVLDYFLHFWEDFGLNRSSYDCEKMLPGKDKQIRHFIDFLRWLLLPCECAQKCGESIKRLPCATKLAEAGVEFREVPDRFFHDIKFQKSCLLEKCPCLNLSWLLSCFPCFKCLENMQPVLEIPSFTVGDVTERVIRNLMAFEQCHYLGEAYICNYIVLLDHLIDTAEDVDLLVEKKVLVNWLGSNKAVAILINRLSQQIVEGNRSRYHELSLQLHGHYENCWNKLMASFTSLYFRDFWRGTATVAGILLLFFAFMNFLRPFVFFHR
- the LOC142614557 gene encoding UPF0481 protein At3g47200-like, which produces MDRADANHVSKKELKGKELVIDIPPDLEPAQWPECCIYRVPKKLRRVNKYAYTPKLISIGPFHHGNEDLREMEKQKLRYFKDFCSKYSKSQEDLASIVTEKELQIRHSYAEAPKQGKNQFVRMILLDAIFIIELVVRNSEKPEEEQDDHILGKPWLRNAIELDLILLENQLPFFILDDLYKFVFNDSSYVPFLKLCRIYFSCYDKKQPKSNRNREVKHFTDLVRYFHIPEKLKPPGKIKHLYCATKLDEAGVKFKAVQERSLLDIKFRKDRCLERCPFFNCSWLLNCLPCMKCVPCFEQMQPFLELPVFEVGDATECVFRNLMALEQCHYPKQAYISSYILLLDYLINTEKDVDLLVERKAIVNRLGSDEAVAKLVNKLGHQIVECKSCYFDLSEMLNGHYENFWNRNMASLTTVYFRDIWRGTATVVGLMVLFLTIWNIFLRHYVKFK